In Acetobacteroides hydrogenigenes, a single window of DNA contains:
- a CDS encoding phosphoribosylaminoimidazolesuccinocarboxamide synthase: MAKALVTTDFTFPAQTSVYKGKVRDVYTINNEYMVMVVSDRISAFDVVLPKGIPFKGQVLNQIAAKFLDATSDIVPNWKIATPDPMVTVGIRCETFPVEMIVRGYLCGSAWRDYKAGNRILCGIELPEGMVENQKFAEPLVTPTTKAELGEHDANISREEIIAQGLVSKEDYEQLEKFAIAIFKRGSEIAAQRGLILVDTKYEFGKKDGQIYLIDEVHTPDSSRYFYADGYQERFEKGEPQKQLSKEFVREWLMENGFMGKAGQQVPEMTDEFVASVSERYIELYENIVGEPFVKGTDEDGLEGRIEGNVNNFLKRLI; this comes from the coding sequence ATGGCAAAAGCACTTGTTACTACTGATTTTACCTTTCCAGCGCAAACCAGCGTGTATAAAGGCAAGGTTCGTGATGTGTACACCATCAACAACGAGTACATGGTTATGGTTGTATCCGACCGTATCTCGGCATTCGATGTAGTACTGCCTAAGGGAATTCCTTTTAAGGGGCAGGTTCTAAATCAAATTGCAGCAAAGTTTTTGGATGCCACTTCGGATATCGTTCCAAACTGGAAGATTGCTACGCCCGATCCAATGGTTACCGTTGGCATTAGGTGCGAGACGTTCCCCGTGGAGATGATCGTTCGCGGATACCTCTGCGGAAGCGCTTGGCGCGACTACAAGGCTGGCAATAGAATCCTTTGCGGGATTGAACTGCCCGAGGGAATGGTGGAAAACCAGAAGTTCGCCGAGCCGCTGGTAACGCCTACCACCAAGGCCGAGTTGGGCGAGCATGATGCCAACATCTCTAGAGAGGAAATTATCGCCCAAGGATTGGTGTCGAAGGAGGACTACGAGCAGCTCGAGAAATTTGCCATTGCCATTTTCAAGCGTGGTAGCGAGATAGCCGCTCAGCGTGGGCTGATCCTGGTTGATACCAAGTACGAGTTCGGCAAGAAGGATGGCCAAATCTACCTGATCGACGAGGTGCACACCCCCGACTCTTCGCGCTACTTCTATGCTGATGGCTATCAAGAGCGCTTCGAAAAAGGCGAGCCTCAAAAGCAGCTGTCGAAGGAGTTTGTTCGCGAATGGCTGATGGAAAACGGCTTTATGGGCAAGGCCGGGCAGCAGGTTCCCGAAATGACCGACGAGTTTGTCGCATCGGTATCCGAAAGGTACATCGAGCTATACGAGAATATTGTGGGCGAACCCTTCGTTAAGGGAACCGACGAAGATGGCCTCGAAGGCCGTATCGAGGGTAACGTAAACAACTTCCTGAAGAGGCTGATTTAG